CGCTGGGCGCGCTGAACACCGCGCAGCAGGCCCGCGCCGCGCTGGACCGCGCCCTGAACCTCGCGCCGGACCGCCCGGACATCCAGGCGGTGCTGGCCGAATGGCACGCCGGCGCCTGGGCCAAAGCCGGGATCTTCAGCGGCGGCAACCAGGACCGCGCCCGGACGCTGGCCACCGCCGCCGCCCGCCGCGCCCCCGACACCCTGTTCGTCCAGGCGCACGCGGGCATCGCCCTGAGCCTCATCCACGACCCGCAGGCCCGCGCCACCCTGACCCGCGCCGCCACCCTGAATGCGGATACCCCCCTGGAACGCGACCTTCAGGCCCAGGCAAAGCGCGTACTGGAGGGGCTGAAGCCGTAAGGGAGGGCTGAAGGTCTGAAGGTCGAAGGGGCCACGGGAACCCCAGTCACACTCAGACTCTTTGACCTTCAGACGTTTTGACCTTCATTCCACCATGTTGCCGTGCCCGTGCCGGGCAGCAGGGGCACGTTCTCCACGTTCCCGGCGCGTTCCGCCAGCGCCCGCGCTTCCGCCTGCGCCCGCTCCTGGCCCAGCCAGCCGGTCCAGTAGGCGCGCAGGGTGCCGGTCACGAGGGCCAGCGGGACGGTCTGGGCGGGACGGGCGGGCTGGTAGAGCAGGTCCAGGTCGGTCAGCGGGCCGCCGTCCGGGCCGCCCACCGGCTGCCAGTAGGGAAGGTCCACGGTGCGCAGGCCCAGGGCGTGCAGCGCGGCGCGCCGACCGGCGGGGTCCACGCCGGTCGCGGCCTCGGCGGCGCGGTCCTCCGCGCTCTGGCGGGTGGGGTGGACGCTGTCGGCGAACAGGCCCGCCAGTCCGGCCTCGCGAACCGCGCGCAGGGTCTCCGCGTGCAGGGCGCGGCCCACGCCCAGCCCCCGCGCGGCGCGGGTGACGGCCATGAAGGAGTTGAAGCCCGCCCCGCGCAGTTCGCCGGGCAGGGGCAGCAGGGCGTACAGGGTGCCGCCCAGCACGTCGCCGCCCTGGGTCTGCGCGACCAGCAGGCGGTCCTCGCGCCCCGGGCTGTGGCGGCCGATGAGCTGCCCGAAGACTTCCGGGGGAATCAGCATCTCCGGCGCGTAGTAGCTGGCCTCCTGCACGCGGCCGAACGCGGGAATGGCCGGGTCGCGGGGGTCGGTGACGTGCCGCAGCGTGAAGGTGGGTGGGGTCATGCCGCGCAGGCTACCGGGGCGGCGGGCGGGGCACTGCGAGCCAGCGCGGCATTCCGCCACGGTCCGGGGGGCGCGCCCGGTATAACTGGAAGTCATGACCTTCACTGACCTGCTGACGACCCTGGTGACCGAGCTGGGCTGGAACCTCGCCGTGTGGCTGCCCACCCTGCTGATCAGCCTGCTGTTCATCCGCGCGGTGCTGGGCGTGCGGCTGCGGGACCTGATCACCGAGATCGAGGAGCACCAGACGGCCGCGATCGGCGCGGTGTTCTTCTGGGTGTCGCTGGGCCTGAGCCTGCTGCTGAGCCGCACCATCTCCAGCCCGGTGCCCGAGGGCGGCACCTGGGCGGAGGCGTTCACGTGGCTGGGCGTGGCGGTCTTCGTGACGCTGCTGCTGTTCGCGCTGGGCGTCGTGGCGGTGTTCGGCACGCTGGCCCGCCGCCGGGGCGAGGGGGTGCTGCGCTACATCCGCCGCGAGATGCGCGAGGAGCACAACCTGGCGCTGTCGTTCATCATGGGCGCGCTGTTCCTGGTGCCGGCCGTCGTCACGTACCACGTCACGCTGTAGGCCGCGCGCCCGCCCACGCCCCCGGACACGCGGTTCCGGGGGCGTGAACTGTCGTGGGGGTCGGGCGGATGGTCGCCGCACCCCGCTATGCTGGGCGGCATGACGGCCCCCGACTCCTCTCCTGCCGGCGACAGCGCGCCGCGCGTGGCCCCGAACTTCATCACCGAGATCATCGAACGCGACCTGAACAGCGGCAAGGTCAGGCAGGTCGTGACGCGCTTCCCGCCCGAACCGAGCGGGTACGCGCACCTGGGGCATATCTTCGCGTCGTTCCTGGATTTCCAGACGGCCGCGCAGTACGGCGGGCGCTACCACCTGCGCCTGGACGACACCAACCCGGAACTCGCGACGCAGGAGTACGCGGACGCCATCGCGGACGATCTGCGCTGGCTGGGCTGGGACTGGGGCGAGCACCTGTACTACGCCAGCGACCACTTCGAGCAGTACTACGCCTACGCCGAGCAGCTGGTGACCCAGGGCGACGCGTACGTGGATTCCGTGACGGGCGACGAGATGGCCCGCCTGCGCGGCGACGCCCGCACGCCCGGCACGCCCAGCCCGTACCGGGGCCGCACGCCGGAAGAGAACCTGGACCTGCTGCGCCGCATGCGCGCCGGGGAGTTCGCGGACGGCGCGCACGTGCTGCGCGCGAAGATCGACCTGGCCAGCCCGAACATGAAGCTGCGTGATCCGGTGCTGTACCGCATCCTGCGCGGGCACCACTACCGCGCGGGGGACGCGTGGTGCATCTACCCCATGTACGACTTCCAGCACCCGTTGCAGGACGCGCTGGAGGGCGTGACGCACTCGATGTGCAGTCTGGAGTTCGTGGACAACCGCGCCATCTACGACTGGCTGATGGAGCGGCTGGGCTTCGAGCCGCGCCCGCACCAGTACGAGTTCGGTCGGCGCGGCCTGGAGTACACCATCACCAGTAAACGCAAGCTGCGCAAGCTCGTGGAGGCCGGGGCCGTGCACGGCTGGGACGATCCGCGCATGCCCACCCTGCGCGCCCAGCGTCGTCTGGGCGTCACGCCGGAGGCCGTGCGGGCCTTCGCCGCGCAGATCGGCGTGAGCCGCACGAACCGCACCGTGGACCTCAGCGTGTACGAGAACGCGGTGCGCAACGACCTGAACCACCGCGCGCCGCGCGTGATGGCGGTGCTCGACCCGCTGCCCGTGACGATCGAGAACATGAGCGGAACGCAGACCCTGAGCCTCCCCTACTGGCCGTTCGACGTGGTGCGCGACTCCCCCGACGGACTGGTCGCCCTGCCTACTGGGGAGCGCGTGGCGCCCGAGGTCGCGGTGCGGGACGTGCCGCTGACCCGCGAACTGGTCATCGAACGCGAGGACTTCAACCCCGAGCCGCCCAAGGGGTTCAAGCGCCTCACGCCGGGCGGCACGGTGCGCCTGCGCGGGGCGGGCATCATCCGCGCTGACCGCTTCGACGTCGGCGCGGACGGGCAGGTCACGCGGGTGTACGCCACGCTGCTGGGCGAGGACGCCAAAGCGGGCGGGGTGATCCACTGGGTCAGCGCCGAGCACGGCGTCCCGGCCGAGTTCCGCCTGTATGACCGCCTGTTCCGCGTGCCCAACCCCGAGGCCGCCAACCCCGAGGACACCCAGGCCGAGCCCATCGCCCCCGACTTCGATCCCGAAGGCATTGGGCATGAGGACGAGACCAAACCCCTTGACGCGGGCTTCATGGCGTTCCTGAACCCCGACAGCCTGCGCGTGACGCGCGGACTGGTGGAACCCAGCGTGAAGGGCGACCCCGAAGGCACCCGCTACCAGTTCGAGCGGCAGGGGTACTTCTGGCGTGACCCGGTGGACAGTCGCCCCGACGCGCTGGTGTTCGGGCGGATCATCACCCTGAAGGACGCCTGGGCGAAGGCCACGCAGAAGGCCGAGGCGCCCGCCAAGGCCCCCAAGCCGGCCAAGGCGCAGTCCCCGAAAGAGCAGACCGAGAAGGCCGCGCCCGCCGCCCTGACCCCCGAACAGGAGGCCGGGGTGGCGCGCCTGACCGCGCTGGGCGTCCCGGACGCCGAGGCCCGCACCCTGGCGCGCGACGCCGCGCTGCTGGCGTTCCTGAATGGGGCCGCCCAGGACGACACCTTCGCGCAGGTCGCCTCCTGGGCCGCGAACGACCTCGCGCCGGGCCTGCGGGCCGGTGAGGTCCGGGTGTCGGCCGCCGACCTCGCCCCGCTGGCCGCGCTGCTGGCCGCGAAGAAAGTCACCACCCGCGTCGCCCGCGAGGTGCTGGCGCGCGCCGCGCAGACCGGCGAGGCGCCCGCCGCGATCATCGAACGCGAGAACCTCGCCGGGGGCCTCAGCGACGACGCCCTGAGTGCCGCCGTCGCGCAGGTCATGGCGGCCAACCCGGACAAGGTGGAGGCCTACCGGGGTGGACGCACGGCGCTGCTGGGCTTCTTTACCGGTCAGGTCATGCGGGCCACGGGCGGCAAGGCCGACCCGGCGACCCTGAACGCCGCGCTGGAGGCCGCCCTGGCCGGCTGAACCGGACGCGGCTGCGGTGAAGACGGGGGTGTACTGGGAATGCCC
The DNA window shown above is from Deinococcus sp. LM3 and carries:
- a CDS encoding GNAT family N-acetyltransferase, whose amino-acid sequence is MTPPTFTLRHVTDPRDPAIPAFGRVQEASYYAPEMLIPPEVFGQLIGRHSPGREDRLLVAQTQGGDVLGGTLYALLPLPGELRGAGFNSFMAVTRAARGLGVGRALHAETLRAVREAGLAGLFADSVHPTRQSAEDRAAEAATGVDPAGRRAALHALGLRTVDLPYWQPVGGPDGGPLTDLDLLYQPARPAQTVPLALVTGTLRAYWTGWLGQERAQAEARALAERAGNVENVPLLPGTGTATWWNEGQNV
- a CDS encoding glutamine--tRNA ligase/YqeY domain fusion protein codes for the protein MTAPDSSPAGDSAPRVAPNFITEIIERDLNSGKVRQVVTRFPPEPSGYAHLGHIFASFLDFQTAAQYGGRYHLRLDDTNPELATQEYADAIADDLRWLGWDWGEHLYYASDHFEQYYAYAEQLVTQGDAYVDSVTGDEMARLRGDARTPGTPSPYRGRTPEENLDLLRRMRAGEFADGAHVLRAKIDLASPNMKLRDPVLYRILRGHHYRAGDAWCIYPMYDFQHPLQDALEGVTHSMCSLEFVDNRAIYDWLMERLGFEPRPHQYEFGRRGLEYTITSKRKLRKLVEAGAVHGWDDPRMPTLRAQRRLGVTPEAVRAFAAQIGVSRTNRTVDLSVYENAVRNDLNHRAPRVMAVLDPLPVTIENMSGTQTLSLPYWPFDVVRDSPDGLVALPTGERVAPEVAVRDVPLTRELVIEREDFNPEPPKGFKRLTPGGTVRLRGAGIIRADRFDVGADGQVTRVYATLLGEDAKAGGVIHWVSAEHGVPAEFRLYDRLFRVPNPEAANPEDTQAEPIAPDFDPEGIGHEDETKPLDAGFMAFLNPDSLRVTRGLVEPSVKGDPEGTRYQFERQGYFWRDPVDSRPDALVFGRIITLKDAWAKATQKAEAPAKAPKPAKAQSPKEQTEKAAPAALTPEQEAGVARLTALGVPDAEARTLARDAALLAFLNGAAQDDTFAQVASWAANDLAPGLRAGEVRVSAADLAPLAALLAAKKVTTRVAREVLARAAQTGEAPAAIIERENLAGGLSDDALSAAVAQVMAANPDKVEAYRGGRTALLGFFTGQVMRATGGKADPATLNAALEAALAG